The window GCAGGTTGTTTTTTTCCTGTGGAAGCAGTCTCCAAATATGAGACTCGGTGAGGCTGCCGTTGGTTTTATGGATTTGAATTTTATTCGGGACGATGCCCGGCGTGGCTGTTTGCATGGACGAGATCGACGAAGAGCTGGTGGACACGGCGGTCGGCCGATAGCTCGGGATGGAAAGTGGCGGCAATGGTGTGGCCCTGGCGGACGAGGACCGGGAAGCCTTCGCGCTCTGCCAGGATTTCGACTTCGGGGGCGGCGGAAACGATGCGGGGGGCGCGGATGAAGACGGTTTCGAGCGGACCGCCTGGAAGTTTGGTGTCCAGGGTGAGGATGGCGGAGTCGCGCTGGGCGCCGTATGCGTTACGTTCGACGGCGATGTCGAGGATGCTGAGGCTGGACTGGCTGGGCTTGCGGACTTCTTTTGCCAGAAGGATTGCTCCGGCGCAGGTGCCGAAGACGGGTTTCTGCTGGGCGAAGACCTTCAACGCTTCGAAAAAATTGTTGCGATTGAGAAACTTGAGCATGGTGGTGGATTCACCGCCGGGTAGGATCAGGGCGTCGAGTTCTGCGAGGGCTTCGGGGGTCTTGACCAGGGATGGCTGCGCGCCGGATTCTTCGAGGGCGGCGGCGTGGCGTTCGTAGTCGCCCTGGATGGCTAGAACGCCGATGTGGGGCGCATTTCGATGGGCCAACTCGTCTCCTGTGTTCGATTGGGTGCTTTCAATGGGGATCATGTCCTCCTATAGTGATAGCATCGGTGGTCTTGGCGATCCAAAAAAGCGGAGTCGCGGATTGTGAAAGCCTGTTCCTGGCAGTAGAGGTCGATCTCAGTGGTGGCAAGTCCTTCAGGTATATTTTCAGGTCAGTTTTGGGGCCAATTTTCGGGACAGGGTGTGGATTTCATCGCGCTTATAGCGCAGCATGGGTATGCGCTGACGGCGGCTGTCATGTTCTTTGCGGCACTCGGGCTGCCCCTGCCGATGGCGATTTCACTGCTGGCGGCAGGCGCGGCGGTGCACAACGGACTACGACCCGAGGTGGTGCTGGCACTGGCGTGGTCGGCGGCGATGGCTGGGGATTTACTGCTTTACCTGGGCGGACGATTTACGGGGTGGTGGCTGCTGACCGGAATTTGCTGGGTTTCAATCAATCCTGAGCAATGCATTTTTTCTTCAGCGGATTCGTTTTACAAGCGGGGACCGCAGACGCTGCTGTTTGCCAAGTTCATCCCCGGTCTTGGAACGGTGGCCGCGCCGCTGGCTGGAAGCCTGAACATGCGGTTGCCACGGTTTCTGCGCCTGATGGCTGTGGGAGAGCTGTTGTATTGCGGAACGTGGCTGGTGGCCGGATATATTTTCTTTCGATTTGTGCGCGAAGTGGCTGCGTGGATGGAGAGCGCGGGTCATGTGGTTCTGCTGGCTTTGCTGCTGCTGGCGGCCGGTTACGGGGCGACGATTCTGTTTTTTGTGATTCGTTCCCGACGATACCGGCAGATTGAGAAGATTTCTGCGGAGCGGCTGCAGGAGCGGATCGATGCTTCGGGCGGGGACCGGCTGGTGGTAATTGCCGATGTGCGCAGCCATAACTACTACGACCCTGGAATGCACCGGATCAAGAATTCGATTCGCATAGAGCCGCACCGTTTGCAGGAAGAGCTAGAGGCGCTGAAGGAGTTCATGGCTCCTGATTGCGAGATTTATTTGTATTGCAGTTGTATTCGCGACACGACAAGCGTGCGGGTGGCCCACGCGATGAAGGAGGCGAATCTGAGGACTATGGTGATTGAGGGAGGTATGAAGGCGTGGGCTCGGGCTGGGGGTGAGTTGGAGCCGGTGCCGGAGGAGGATTTACAGAGATTGCCTCGGTTTGATTGACCTCTTAGCTGGGGCATCTGGGATTAAAGATTCAGAGGTCTGGAGTGACTTATCTCTCTGGTACACTTGGCCAGCCATGAAAACCTTTGCTTTTCGACTGCTCTGTATTGTGCTGTTGCTGGCTCCCATTGCATCGGCGCAGGATGTTATTCCGCTTTATCCCGGCGTTGCGTCTGGTTCGACTCAGGAGAGCTATCCGGAGAAGCAGTACTTTTCCAAAGTCTGGAATACGGATGTGGTCACGAATGTGACTCGGCCAACTCTCATGGTTTTCAAGCCTGCTCCGGAGTTGAAGATCAATACCGCTGTCGTTATCTGCCCGGGCGGGGGATTTATGGCTTTGTCCATAGGCAGCGAAGGCACGGATGTCGCCAAATATCTGGCTGCCAGAGGTGTGACTGCTTTCGTGTTGAAATATCGCCTTGCGCACACGGGTGAGGACGCCACGCAGGAGTTTGGGCCGTTGTTCGCAGACAGGCCGAAGTTCGACGCGATGATGAAAGACGAGGAACCGCTGGCTGTGGCGGACGGCTTAGCTGCGGTTGCTTACGTAAGGCAGCACGCTTCGGAGTTTGGAATCTCCCCGGATCGCGTGGGGATTATTGGATTTTCCGCTGGTGGAGCGGTAACGGCGGAAGTTGCGTTGCACTACAAGCCTGAGGGGCGGCCTGCTTTTGTCGCTCCTATCTATGGCGGCGCGTTGTCGAAAGATGCTCCTGTGCCCTCGGATGCGCCTCCCATGTTTATTGCGGCGGCTACGGACGATTCGCTGGGGCTGGCGCCGGGGAGTATTGCGCTCTGGCAGAAATGGGCAGACGCTCACAAGTCGGTTGAGTTGCATATGTATGCGAAGGGCGGCCATGGCTTTGGAATGCATACGAATAACATTCCTACGGATCACTGGATTGACCGGTTTGCGGATTGGTTGCAGTTGGAGGGGTTTGTGAATAAGTAGGGCAATTTGCGCGGGAGTGAGGAAAGGGATGCAGGATTCGTGCTGCGCACGAATTTGGTCCCAGGTCTCAGAAGCGAGACCTGGGGCACCCGGCACCCGGCAGATCCTTCGCTTTGCTCAGGATGACAAATCGTTTGGTGCGGGCTTTTGTGGTACCCACCCTTTCCGCAAAAGCGGCAGAAAGGATGGGCACCCGGCGTTTATTTTCCAGAATCGCGCACACACAAGGCGCGCATTCCCGAGAATGGGTAAGGCCAGCCACTAGGATCTTTGTCTGGCCTGCCCTCATTGAAGTCAAAGTGATATTCATACGACTCTAGGGGCGTGCGGCCCGTCACTTGGTGACCGCTCCATTGATCTCCGGTCAAGAACAGATTGCCCTTTACATGCCAAGTGAAAGCTCTGGGAGCCTTGGTGGGACCCGCCAGCCCGGGAGCTTCGACTGTCTTGTCGTATATGCCTTGAAGCTCAGCCATATTCGCCAACCTCCAGTCGGAATGACCATCTAAACGCAGACAGTAGCAGTACTTCATGGCCTTTCTCCAACTTATATCCTTACCGTTATCCTTCCCGGCCCACATCAGGCCGGTGGATGAATCAACCCAAACTGCTCGCATTTGGTTTTCCTGTGCGTCTGCGCGCTCCGGTGATCGAGCAGAGACAACCACGGCAGAAGTAAGGGCGATCAGTAGAAATGTGCATTTGATTTTCATTGCGACGATTTTACTTCTGCCGGTTGCGTCTGTGCTTGCAGGAGAAATCAAGGTCATGTCGTGGCCTGCTCCCGCAGTCACCTTGTGCCCAATACTCCAAAACCTTTTACAGACGATGGTGTCCCCCGGCGCGTCTCACAAAAGGTAAGTTTTGGGACGATCTGCGGAGTTGCTTAAAACGAGGGCTTGCGGGTCCCGAAAGTCTATCCCCAAAAGCAGATTCCCTTCGGGAATGACAGATAGAAAGGCAAGAGCAAAAGCAGATCCTTCGCTTTGCTCAGGATGACAAATCATTCGGTGCGGGCTTTTGTGGTGCCCCATCCTTTCCGCAAAGGCGGCGGAAAGGATGGGGCACTTAGCTTCGGTTCGCTCAGAGATAACAGTCTGATTTATTGCGGGACCTAAAGGTCATATGAGGAAGCCGGAGGTGCGTGGTATCTCCGGCTGAGTTATTTCTTGCTTTTGCGCCTGAAGGGCGCGGCTGCCTTGATGGCAAATCACCAGCCGCGGGTTTGGAGGAGGTGTTGCTCTTCTATGGCTGCTGCGGCAAGGCCCTTCATGGTGCCGGTGACTTGTTCGCTTACTTCTGCGAGGATTTTGGGGTCGTTGAAGTGGGTGGTGGCGATTACGATGGCTTTGGCGCGGGAGACGGCTTCTTCGCGCTCCTTCTGGTTGTGCTCTACGTCCAGAGGGGTGGCGCGTTCTTTCATGAAGATTCCGCTGCCTACGAATACCGTTTCTGCGCCTAGCTGCATCATCAGGGCTGCATCGGCGGGGGTAGCGATGCCGCCGGCAGAGAAATTCGGGACGGGGAGCTTGCCGTTCTTGGCGACCATGCGGATCAGTTCGTAGGGCGCGCCGTGCTCTTTGGCGAGATTGTAGAGCTCTTCTTCACGGGCGACGGTGAGCTGGCGGAGTTCGCGGGTGATCTGGCGCATGTGCTGGACGGCGTGGACTACGTCGCCGGTGCCTGCTTCGCCCTTGGTGCGGATCATGGCTGCGCCTTCGGCGATGCGACGCAGGGCTTCGCCGAGGTTGCGCGCTCCGCAGACGAAGGGGATGGTGAAGGCGTGCTTGTCGATGTGATGAGCTTCGTCGGCGGGGGTGAGGACTTCGCTCTCGTCGATGAAGTCGACGCCGATGGCTTCGAGGATCTGGGCTTCGGCGAAGTGACCGATGCGGGCCTTGGCCATGACCGGGATAGAGACGACGGCTTTGATCTCTTTAATGAGCTTCGGATTGGCCATGCGGGCTACGCCGCCCTCGGCGCGGATCATGGCGGGAACGCGTTCCAGGGCCATGACGGCGACTGCGCCGGATTCTTCGGCGATGCGGGCCTGCTCGACGTTCATGACGTCCATGATGACGCCGCCCTTGAGCATCTCGGCCAAACCTACCTTGAGACGCAGGCTGGTGCTTGTAAGGCTTCCATTATGATTCGCTTCTGCCATTAAACTACCTCGCTTCCTTCAAAAACCTCGGCAGCCCCGGCTCGTTTTGGGCCGGATGCCGACAATTCTCATCTTTAGTCTTCAACTATCAAGTGTAGCAGCGATGTGGATGCGACGTTTGCTTTGCCGGGTTGTGGTTTTGGTGGAGCGAATGCAAGGCTTGTCTGACAAGATTCGCAGGAAAAGGATCAAGCCGAATTTGCAGCATTCGGGAAGGATTTTTTTGCGAGCTTTGCTGGCGGGTGGGTTAGAGCTACATTACTGATTCTAAGCAAGTAAATGATGCTGGATCAGTCAGGGATGCGAACGGGGTTGTTTCGTGTGGATGAATTTAGGCTCATGGGGTTCGGCGGGGCGAATCGGCAGCGATTTTGAGTTGTAGGATTAGAAGCGGTCCGATGGTTTTTGGGGCTGCTTTTTTCGAGAGAGTGTGAGGTGGAATGGACGAAGGACGTTGGGTGCTGCTGATTGCCAGCGAAGTGGGTGGTACGGACTCGGTTTCGGACCGGGCGATGGAACGGCTGGTGGATGCGATCAGCAAAGAGGGATATGAGGTGGTTCGCACCTCGACGCCGGAGGATGGTTTGTCCCTGGTCAAGAGCGATCCTTCGCACTCGGCGATTCTGCTGGACTGGGATCTGGCTGGAGAGCACCAGTTTGACGAACGCGCTGCGCTGCGGATTATTCGCGCGGTGAGACGGCGGAACAAAAAAGTCCCAATCTTCCTGATCGCCGACCGGACGCTGGTGAGCGAGTTACCGCTGGAGGTGGTCAAGCAGGTGCATGAGTATATTCACCTGTTTGGCGATACGCCGGCGTTTATCGCAAGCCGCGTGGATTTTGCCGTGGAGCGGTACAACGAGCAGCTTTTGCCGCCGTATTTTCGTGAGCTGAAGAAGTATAACGACCAGGGCGCGTATAGCTGGGATGCTCCGGGACACATGGGTGGCGTGGCGTTTCTGAAGCACCCGGTCGGCATGGAGTTCCACAAATTCTTTGGCGAGAACATCATGCGCTCGGATCTGGGGATTTCGACTTCGCCGCTGGGGTCGTGGCTGGATCATATCGGGCCTCCGGGCGAGTCGGAGCGGAACGCGGCACGGATCTTTGGAGCGGACTGGACGTTTTATGTGCTGGGTGGTTCGTCGACTTCGAACCAGATCGTCGGACACGGGGTTATTGGGCAGGACGACCTTGTCATCATCGACGCGAATTGCCATAAGTCGATTTGCCACTCGCTGACGGTCACCGGAGCGCGGCCGGTTTATCTCACACCGACGCGCAATGGCTACGGGATGATCGGGCTGGTGCCGCTGAAGCGATTCAGCCCGGAAACTATCAAGGAACTGATTGCGAAGAGCCCGTTTTCCGCCGGGGCTGTTTCGCAGGAGGCTACTTATGCGGCGGTGACTAACTCGACGTATGACGGGTTATGTTACGACGTGAATCGCGTGGTAAGTGAGTTATCGCAGAGCGTGCCGCGGATTCACTTTGACGAAGCGTGGTATGCGTATGCCAAGTTTCATCCCATCTATCGCGGGCGTTTTGCGATGGATGTTCCGGATGAGATTCCGAACCGGCCGGCGCTGTTTGCGGTGCAGTCGACGCACAAGATGCTGGCTGCGTTTTCGATGGCGTCGATGGTGCATATCAAGCTCAGTCCGCGTGCGCCGCTGGATTTTGATCAGTTCAATGAATCGTTCATGATGCATGGCACGACTTCGCCGTTTTATCCGCTGATTGCTTCGCTGGATGTGGCGGCGGCGATGATGGACGAGCCTGCGGGGCCGACGCTGATGGCGGAGACGATCTTTGACGCGATCAGCTTCCGCAAGGCAATGTCGTCGATTGCGCACAGGTTGCGCGCGCTTGAGGATGGGGATGGCTGGTTCTTCCGGCTCTTTCAGCCGGACAAGGTCGAGGACCCGGTCGATGGGCAGCGGTATCTGTTTGAGGATGCGCCGGATGAATTGCTGGCTCTGAATTCAAGCTGCTGGACGCTGAAGCCTGGAGACGACTGGCATGGCTATCAGGATGAGGATGTCGAAGACGACTACTGCATGCTGGACCCGACGAAGGTCACGATCCTGATGCCGGGCGTGAATGCGCAGGGCGTGGTCGCGGAATGGGGCATTCCAGCGGCGATTCTGACGGAGTTTCTGGATGCGCGGCGGGTTGAGATTGCACGCACCGGAGATTACACCGTTCTGGTGCTGTTTTCGGTGGGAACCAGCAAGGGCAAGTGGGGAAGTTTGCTGGAGAATCTCTTCGAATTCAAGAGGCTGTACGATACCGAGGCGACGCTCAGCGAGGCGCTGCCGGATCTGGTTGAGAAGTATCCGTTGAAGTACCGGAATGTAACGCTCAAGGAACTTAGCGACGAGATGCACGCGGCCATGGTGGAACTGCGGCTGAGTGCGCTTGAGGGTGAGGCTTGCGAGCTGGATACGCAGGAGGTTTTGACGCCCGCGCAGACGTATCAGAAGCTGCTAAGGAACGGCACGGAAAAGGTCAAGTTCACGGAGATGGCCGGGCGGATTGCGGGAGTGATGCTGGTGCCGTATCCGCCAGGGATTCCGGTGTGCATGCCGGGTGAGCGGCTGGGTGGGCAGGACAGTCCTGTGATCAAGCTGATTCTGGCGCTTGAGGAGTTTGGCAAGCGGTTCCCTGGGTTTGAGCGCGAGGTGCATGGGATCGAGGTAGACGCGCAGGGGGATTACTGGATGCGCGCGGTGATCGAAGTCGTAGAGACGAATGGGAAGCGGTCGAATGGAAAGAATCGGCCGCCGAGTTCGGCTCCGCCGGTGAAGCGGAAGCGGAAAGCCGGTGCGAAGTCGACCACAGGTTCTCTATCGCGTGATTCGGAGAGCAAGCCGCTGACTTCAGGGTGAGCCAGCCACTCCGGGGAATCTTGCGGCTTCGGTGCATAAATTTTCTTGACGCTGGGCATGATTAGAATCACAATGTAGTTCTAATCATGCTTGGCGAATTTGAGTACCTGATTCTTTCGGCGGCGGCGAACCTGGGCGAAGAGGCCTATGGGGCGGCGATGCGTGCGGCGATTGAGACGACGGCGGGGCGGACTTGCTCGTTGGGCGCGCTTTACACGACACTCGACCGGTTGGAGACAAAAGGCCTGGTGGAGACATGGATGGGCGAGCCTACGCAGCAGCGCGGCGGACGCGCACGCCGCATGGTGCGGGTAACGAGCGAGGGCAGCCGGGCAGCGCGTGAGTTCTATGATGCTGTGACACGGATGAGCCGCGGGACGGCCTGGGCCGATGGCCGAACCGGAGAACTGCCGGGAGATCTGGCGTGACGGGCGCGGGCTGGTACTGCGTCGAGGCCGCAGCCGGCATACTGGGCGCGCTCGATCGTGAGGCCGTACTGGGAGATCTTGCGGAGTCGGACTGCGGTGCTTTGCGTGCACTTTGGGATGTGCTGGGGCTGGCAGCGCGGCGACATCTGGAGCTTTGGGTGAATTGGCGTCCGTGGGCTGCGAGTTTTGGCCTTGCGCTGCCCGCAAGCCTGTTTCTCATGGGCTGCTCCGTCGCTGCGAGCCGGGGGTTCGACGGTCTGTTGGACCGACCGGTCACGGCGTCGCTGCTTGGAATATCCCTTTTGAGAATGCTTTTATTATTCTGCTGGGGGTGGATGGCGGGGTTTGCCGCTGGCGCCGTCTCCCGGCGTACGTTGTGGGCTAGCGCACTAGCGTGCGCTGCGCCTTGCCTCATTTGCCTATCGGAATGGCCAGGGAATTGGGTTTCGGGGCTGCGGCTGCTGCTGTTTCTGGCGCCTGCCCTATGGGGCGTATGGCGTGGACGGCAGAAGCAACAGCTCGAATCGGGGTGGGCGACCTTTCTGGCTGCGACAGGGATGCTCGTCCCGCTGATGTGGGACAAGGGTGGCGGCCTTTACGGCCTGGGGCTGCTGTGGCCAGGCTGGTTTCTGGTAGCAACGGCTCGACGCAGGGGCAAGCCAGCTTAAACGACAAAATCGAACGGAGGGCAAGGACCATGGGATTCATGGGATATCGCATACGTGTGTTTGCCGTGGCGCTGGTATTGGGAACAGCGTTGCTGGGGGCAAAGCAGCTCCATGCGGCTGAGAGCGGCGGCCAGGTGGTAGTGCGCGAGTTGCGCGGCGAAAGCCTGACGCACAGCCTGATCGGCACCAATCCTGTGCGGCGGCTGGCGGTCTATCTGCCTGCCGGATATGAAGGATCTGCGAGGCGGTATCCAGTCCTTTACTACTTGCAGAATCCGCTTTCGGAATTCAGCTCATCGTTTTACGAACATGAGGCGCGAGCGGTGCTTGATCGGGCGACGGAGCCGGGAGGGATTGGGCCGTTTGTCATGGTCGCGGTTGATATGGCGACGCCGTTTGGCTGTTCGTGGTACGTAAATTCACCGGTAACGGGCAACTGGGAAGACTTCATGATGCAGGAGGTGGTGCCGTATGTGGACGCGAATTTTCGGACGCTGCCGACGCGCGACTCACGCGGTATCTTCGGAGATTTTATGGGCGGGTATGGAGCGATTCGATTTGGCATGACACATCCGGAGGTCTTCGGGGCGGTGTATGCGCTGCATCCCGTTGGGACGGGGTCGGGGATCTACACGATGTATTCGCGGCCGGATTGGGAGAAGCTGGCCAGGATCAAATCCACCGATGAGTTGTCGAAGGAAGTCTGGGCCAATATTTTCCTTAGTATCTTTCAGGCCAGCGTGCCGGATGTGGACAAGCCGCCCCTGTATATCGACTTACAGGCTCATAAGACCGGTGATGCGCTGGAGATCGATAGTGCGGTTACGGAACGGCTGCGGGATGACTTTCTGCTGGAGACGATGATTGGCAAGTACGCGGATAATCTGAAATCGCTGCGCGGATTCCGGTTCGACTGGGCGCGGAATGATGGAAACCAGGATCACGTGTACGCGAACCAGGCGTTTACTCACAAGCTGAATGAGTTTGGGATTGCTCATGAGGCGGAGGAGTACAACGGGGTCTGGGGCAGTGGTAACTGGAGCACGGATGGACGCGTGGCGACGGAGGTGTTGCCGTTCTTTCAGAGGAGTCTGGTGTTTGAGACCAGCGTGAAGACCGGTGGTGCGGATTAAGGGATGAATTCCGCCCGGTTGCAGATTTCGAGGATTTGGGGGCCGTATTTTTCTACTTTTGCGGGGCCCATGCCGGAGATTTCCTGGAGTTGATTGGGAGTGGTGGGATGAGCGTGGGCGATGGCGTGGAGGGTGCGGTCGTGAAGGACAACGAAGGGCGGCATCCCAAGCTTTTTTGCAATGGCGGTGCGCCAGCCTTTGAGGGCTTGTTCGAGTTCCTGGGCTGCGGGGCTTAGCTCGACCGGCGGTGGTGTTGCTGATGGCGCTGTTTTCTTCTTTGCCGGCTTCCGGTCGGAGGCAAAAGATAGCGAGCCGTTCTTTTTATTGGATCGTCCGTCGTCGAGCATTTGCAGGTTGAGCGCGGTTCCTTCTTCGCATTGCTCGCCTTCCGCAGTCAGGATGGCCTTTCTATAGAGGATGGTTTCGCCGTCTTTGACCCATTCGGCGTCTTCTACGGCGATCAGGCCAGCTTTGGCCAGCGCTGACAGATAAGTGTCCAATTCTTTGCGGCTCAGATTGCCGGGGAGGTCTTTGAGGAGACGGCCGAGGGATTTGCCCTGGGTGTTGCGCAGGCAGTCGAGGATTGCGTGGAGTGTGGCTTGCTCGGCGCGGGACGGGGCGCGGTAGTTTTGCGCTGAGCTGTCGGAGGGGCTGCAGAAATCGCAGAGGCCGCAACGGGTCTGGCCGTCTTTGAGGTCGCCGAAGTGGAGGACAAGCGCGGCCATGCGGCACTGGTGGCCGTCGACGTACTTCTGGACCAGTTCGAGCTGGT is drawn from Acidicapsa acidisoli and contains these coding sequences:
- the pdxS gene encoding pyridoxal 5'-phosphate synthase lyase subunit PdxS; amino-acid sequence: MAEANHNGSLTSTSLRLKVGLAEMLKGGVIMDVMNVEQARIAEESGAVAVMALERVPAMIRAEGGVARMANPKLIKEIKAVVSIPVMAKARIGHFAEAQILEAIGVDFIDESEVLTPADEAHHIDKHAFTIPFVCGARNLGEALRRIAEGAAMIRTKGEAGTGDVVHAVQHMRQITRELRQLTVAREEELYNLAKEHGAPYELIRMVAKNGKLPVPNFSAGGIATPADAALMMQLGAETVFVGSGIFMKERATPLDVEHNQKEREEAVSRAKAIVIATTHFNDPKILAEVSEQVTGTMKGLAAAAIEEQHLLQTRGW
- a CDS encoding alpha/beta hydrolase, translating into MGFMGYRIRVFAVALVLGTALLGAKQLHAAESGGQVVVRELRGESLTHSLIGTNPVRRLAVYLPAGYEGSARRYPVLYYLQNPLSEFSSSFYEHEARAVLDRATEPGGIGPFVMVAVDMATPFGCSWYVNSPVTGNWEDFMMQEVVPYVDANFRTLPTRDSRGIFGDFMGGYGAIRFGMTHPEVFGAVYALHPVGTGSGIYTMYSRPDWEKLARIKSTDELSKEVWANIFLSIFQASVPDVDKPPLYIDLQAHKTGDALEIDSAVTERLRDDFLLETMIGKYADNLKSLRGFRFDWARNDGNQDHVYANQAFTHKLNEFGIAHEAEEYNGVWGSGNWSTDGRVATEVLPFFQRSLVFETSVKTGGAD
- a CDS encoding rhodanese-like domain-containing protein — encoded protein: MDFIALIAQHGYALTAAVMFFAALGLPLPMAISLLAAGAAVHNGLRPEVVLALAWSAAMAGDLLLYLGGRFTGWWLLTGICWVSINPEQCIFSSADSFYKRGPQTLLFAKFIPGLGTVAAPLAGSLNMRLPRFLRLMAVGELLYCGTWLVAGYIFFRFVREVAAWMESAGHVVLLALLLLAAGYGATILFFVIRSRRYRQIEKISAERLQERIDASGGDRLVVIADVRSHNYYDPGMHRIKNSIRIEPHRLQEELEALKEFMAPDCEIYLYCSCIRDTTSVRVAHAMKEANLRTMVIEGGMKAWARAGGELEPVPEEDLQRLPRFD
- a CDS encoding Lcl domain-containing protein codes for the protein MTLISPASTDATGRSKIVAMKIKCTFLLIALTSAVVVSARSPERADAQENQMRAVWVDSSTGLMWAGKDNGKDISWRKAMKYCYCLRLDGHSDWRLANMAELQGIYDKTVEAPGLAGPTKAPRAFTWHVKGNLFLTGDQWSGHQVTGRTPLESYEYHFDFNEGRPDKDPSGWPYPFSGMRALCVRDSGK
- a CDS encoding PadR family transcriptional regulator encodes the protein MLGEFEYLILSAAANLGEEAYGAAMRAAIETTAGRTCSLGALYTTLDRLETKGLVETWMGEPTQQRGGRARRMVRVTSEGSRAAREFYDAVTRMSRGTAWADGRTGELPGDLA
- a CDS encoding Orn/Lys/Arg family decarboxylase yields the protein MDEGRWVLLIASEVGGTDSVSDRAMERLVDAISKEGYEVVRTSTPEDGLSLVKSDPSHSAILLDWDLAGEHQFDERAALRIIRAVRRRNKKVPIFLIADRTLVSELPLEVVKQVHEYIHLFGDTPAFIASRVDFAVERYNEQLLPPYFRELKKYNDQGAYSWDAPGHMGGVAFLKHPVGMEFHKFFGENIMRSDLGISTSPLGSWLDHIGPPGESERNAARIFGADWTFYVLGGSSTSNQIVGHGVIGQDDLVIIDANCHKSICHSLTVTGARPVYLTPTRNGYGMIGLVPLKRFSPETIKELIAKSPFSAGAVSQEATYAAVTNSTYDGLCYDVNRVVSELSQSVPRIHFDEAWYAYAKFHPIYRGRFAMDVPDEIPNRPALFAVQSTHKMLAAFSMASMVHIKLSPRAPLDFDQFNESFMMHGTTSPFYPLIASLDVAAAMMDEPAGPTLMAETIFDAISFRKAMSSIAHRLRALEDGDGWFFRLFQPDKVEDPVDGQRYLFEDAPDELLALNSSCWTLKPGDDWHGYQDEDVEDDYCMLDPTKVTILMPGVNAQGVVAEWGIPAAILTEFLDARRVEIARTGDYTVLVLFSVGTSKGKWGSLLENLFEFKRLYDTEATLSEALPDLVEKYPLKYRNVTLKELSDEMHAAMVELRLSALEGEACELDTQEVLTPAQTYQKLLRNGTEKVKFTEMAGRIAGVMLVPYPPGIPVCMPGERLGGQDSPVIKLILALEEFGKRFPGFEREVHGIEVDAQGDYWMRAVIEVVETNGKRSNGKNRPPSSAPPVKRKRKAGAKSTTGSLSRDSESKPLTSG
- the pdxT gene encoding pyridoxal 5'-phosphate synthase glutaminase subunit PdxT, with product MIPIESTQSNTGDELAHRNAPHIGVLAIQGDYERHAAALEESGAQPSLVKTPEALAELDALILPGGESTTMLKFLNRNNFFEALKVFAQQKPVFGTCAGAILLAKEVRKPSQSSLSILDIAVERNAYGAQRDSAILTLDTKLPGGPLETVFIRAPRIVSAAPEVEILAEREGFPVLVRQGHTIAATFHPELSADRRVHQLFVDLVHANSHAGHRPE
- a CDS encoding alpha/beta hydrolase; translation: MKTFAFRLLCIVLLLAPIASAQDVIPLYPGVASGSTQESYPEKQYFSKVWNTDVVTNVTRPTLMVFKPAPELKINTAVVICPGGGFMALSIGSEGTDVAKYLAARGVTAFVLKYRLAHTGEDATQEFGPLFADRPKFDAMMKDEEPLAVADGLAAVAYVRQHASEFGISPDRVGIIGFSAGGAVTAEVALHYKPEGRPAFVAPIYGGALSKDAPVPSDAPPMFIAAATDDSLGLAPGSIALWQKWADAHKSVELHMYAKGGHGFGMHTNNIPTDHWIDRFADWLQLEGFVNK